The Methanosarcina barkeri str. Wiesmoor DNA segment GTTTATCTACTGTAGTATCATAGAGCTCGCCAGTAAAACCAACCATAAGAGCCTGGGAAACAGTAAGTACCATCACAGCAAGAGCTATAGCTCCAACTGAAAGAATTGTCTGGAATTTTCTTGCCCTAATCTGCCTGAGCGCGATAAAGAGTTCATAACGCATGGGACTCACAGCCTTCGATCTGGTTCAAATTTTATTTCTGAAAAGGATATAAATTGCAGCAAGCCCTGAAACTAAAGCTGCCGCAGAAAAACCTGGGATTCCGTTTTCACTTGAAGCTTCTGTTTCTGAAGTTGTATTATTTACCAGGCTAATGCTGGAATTCTGGGAGATCTCGGATTCGATAACGGTTTCTCTGTGCTCAATAATGTCACCGTCGTTTCCCAGAAGTTCGATCTCAAGCCTGTAGATCCCTTCCAGAAGTCTGTGATTCCAGGCTACTTCAACGGTTTCGTCATCATTATTCAGCAACACTGGAACTTTTTGCTGGACAGATTCAATAAGATTTGTATTCCCTTTTTCAGAATTTGAGTTCAATTTGTATACCGAAAAAACCAGGCTCCCTTCAAAAGGCACCTGAGAACGCCCATAAACAGTTGCACTTGCTCCAGTCTCGTCTTTGTAGATATCAGTAATTTCTGCATCGTCTCTGGCAGTAAACCGCTCGGCTGAGCTTATAACCTCCTTTTCAGGGGAATAAACCTGAACCTTTATTCTTCCAGTATACTCTTTATTGTTTTCAAGAAGTGTACCCCAGGGAGCGGAAAAAATATCTGGAATGCTGGTAAGTGATAATTTTTCAGCTTTTGTTGTATAAACGACATCCGAACCATTTACAAGCATATATTCGATATCAAAAAGTGAGGCTTCTTTTGGAGAAAGTGCAACGCTGATTCCCTGGGAGTTAGCAACCAGGTCATTGACCTGAATTCTTGAAGCAGAATTGGTGCCATAAGCAAAATTATATTCAGCCTCTGAGAGATCCTTGTTTCCTTCAAGAAGCCTGGCCTTTATTTTATAAGCTCCACGTTCGGAACTTCCTATATTCCAGAAACCAACCTTCATTACCTGTTTATTTGCAGGAATACTATCAACTGAAAATACCTGTCTGTCAAGTGTTTTCTCTTTTGTTCCCACGGGTCTGACAAGAAGCACCTCAAGACTCAAGTTGTTTTCTGGTTGGTCCGAGTAGAGGGTTACATCAAAGGACTTAAGATCACTATAAAGATCAGCTATATGGACTGTACTCGTTTCTCCAGTGTGAGAATTCTCGGATGCAGAGGCCGGAAAAACTGATATAAGGTAAAAAGTAAGTAAGAAAAGTGCAGCTTTCATTGTCTTTTACCCCGGTTCTGTATTATAACAATTATTAAAAAGTATTATTATAAAAATTGTTGAACTGCTTTTAAATTTAGACTTTGAATTATTCCTGGACTGTGTATAAAATTCTATTAATATTTAATGCATACAACTTATTAATAAGATTTTTGAACATTGTTCACCTGGAGCATTAATGCATACAACTTATTAATAAAGATTTCTGAACATTGTTCACCTGGAGTATTAATGCATACAACTTATTAATAGACGTTTTGAATATTGTTCACTTAGGAGATATCATATGCAGGAGAACGAGATTGTTCAAGAAAATAGAAAAAGTGTCAAAAGGGACAAAAAGGCAAAAATTATCTCCATCCAGGATGCCACATGCATGCTGATCGAGAAAAGAGGTTACGGAAAAGTAACCATAAGGAACATAGCTGAAGCGGCCGATGTGAGTATAGGGCTTATCTATAAGTATTTCCCAGGAGGCAAGTTTGACATTCTTAAGGAGATTGGGAATCAGTATACAGATGAGCTATTGTTGCTAAAGCAGTCAGAAAATATTGATTTTAACGATTTTCCCGGTTACATAAGAGATGTAATTAAAAATATGCAACAATTTTACAAAGATAACAGTCCTTTGGTAAGGGCGTTGATCATGGCCTCGCTGTCCGATAGTGAAATCATTGATGAAATCAAAAAAACAGATATCATAGACTATAAAGCCGCGTCCGAATTTTTTTGCCGTTTCAATGGCATTGATATAGGCGACAAAAATCCTCTGGAAGTCTTTATGTACTGGGGAATCACGATAAAAAGCATTCTCATCTTCGATGTGATCTATCTCTACAGTGTACCTCTCATAAGCGAGGAGACCCTGACAGATCTAATGGTAGATCTGTCTTTAAATATATGGGGTTATCATAAGGCATCATGAGCTTATCCGTCCAGAGTTGGGCTTGAAACTGGAAAAAATAGACTCTTTAAGTACTTTATTTAATTGAGCGAAAAGGATATTCTGAGAGAAAAAGGAAAGTTTCTGGCTACTACTTACTTTTACAAAGTAATGATACATATAAAAAAATTTAAAAAATTGTAGTGTTGGTTGGATATTAAAGTTTTTAAGTGGGCTCGGGGTCCTATTAACTACTTGGCTTTTAACGACTTGGTTGGCTCTACAGGCTGCCTCTGTCGAATAGGAAGGAAAGATTTTCATTCCTCACCTCCCAGAAACGAACTATGCGCCTTTCACCGCAGTTTGTTCACGCATTTCACAACCCCTTTGTTGGAATAAGAGAACGCTGCAGTTCTTATTGCAGATTTCCTAGAGCAGTATCTGGCCTTTAGCAACAAGTTTGCTAGCGAATTAAACATACTATAGATAGACTATATAGATAGATTCTTCTTAAGGAATTAAAATGGCAAGCAATATTTTTGCTTAATGAATGTAAAGAAACAACAATCAGCCAGGACAGAGATCGGCTGATGGCCAAGAATGGATATTCTACTTGTAAAGAGAATACCGGCGTTTAATGGTGATTTCTTATGGAAAATAATAACGATCTCAATCGCATGGTCAACGATCTCATCAAGAGCATATTCAGCGATGCGCTGAGCGTCTCTCTGAAGAACCCTGCCATGGCTGCCTTTTTCGTCAGGGTCTCGATGGCACAGAAAAAGGCGGCCTCAATCAGGCAGAAAAACGAGGAGAAGGGGCTCCATGTGCCTCCAGTGATAATACTCAGCGTTACCAACAAATGTAATTTGCACTGTGTGGGCTGCTACTCACGGCTTGTCCCCCGCGAACAAAAACCTGAAATGGGCACAGCCAGTCTGACGAGCGTACTACGGCAGGCGAGTGAACTGGGCGTTTCCATTGTATTAATAGTAGGTGGAGAGCCATTGACCAGGCCGGACATATTCGATGTTACTAAAAACTTCCCGGATATGATCTTTACCTTATTCACAAACGGTACACTCATCGACGATGCCGTGCTGGGGCAGTTCAAGGTACAAAGACACGTCATCCCGATACTCAGCATGGAAGGCCACGAGAACATAACGGATTTGCGCAGGGGCGCCGGTGTTTACGGTCGGTTGATAAAAGACATGGTGAAGCTCCATGAAAGAGGCATCTTCTTTGGTATATCGCTCACTGTCACCCAGTCAAACTACGAAACCGTCACAGACGAGAGCTTCATTCGGCTCATGCGAGAACACGGCTGCAAAGCGTTTATCTATGTCGAGTATAACCCTGTCATGAAAGGTACGGAGGACTGGGTAGTTACAGATGCACAATGGGATGAAATCCTGGCTAAAATAGCTGCTTTTAGGGCAAGCCAGCCGGGCGTTTATATCGGGTTTCCAGGTGATGAGAAAGCCTTTGGAGGCTGCCTGTCCTCCGGAAGAGGCTTCCTCCACGTCAGCGCTTTTGGAGACGTCGAGCCTTGTCCTTTCGCCCCGTACTCTGAATGCAGCATTCTGGACATGCCGCTGAAAGAGGCTCTCAATTCTAAGCTATTTAAAGCACTGAGAGAGAATCGCGATAAGCTCATGGAATCGAACGGGGGATGTGCACTCTTGAAGAAGCCGGAGTGGGTGAAATCGCTTTTGGATTAAAGGAGAATGAAAACATAACAATGCTTGTAATTAGAAGCTCGAAGGAAAAGGGCAGCGACTACAAGGTTGTACGGTAGATCATGCAAAAATTACAGGGCAAAAAGGGAGACACGTAAATGAAAGCAATCGTATGCACAAAATACGAACCACAGGTTGGTCTTAAACTCATACATGCGGTAAGGTCGCTGGAGACAGCACAGAAATGCCCATGTATAGCCCGGCTGCCCTTCGCAGTTCTGTTGAAAAACCTTATTAGGAATATCATAAGTTGTTGACGCATGCATGAAGCATAAAAACTTTCATTGAGCGGATCCCAAAACTCAAAATTGCTTCTATGAATATCATATTCTGAATAGTTAATCGAGTTTCAGATTATGGAAAAATAGTTCTGAAACTTTACTGATTTTTGAGAATAAAACTAGGTTTTGGAATGAGCTCTTTCTAGACCTGACATGGGCATTGACTACTGTTTATATTTTTGGGCAGTTTGTCTCAAAAATGTAACCGTTTCTTTCTTGTAATCTAATTTATAAAATCTATTTATATATTTAAGAAAGAGATGCTCTAAAGGAAACCTAAAAGTTGCTGGATTACACCTAGCTATTGAAAGTGACGATTATTGTAAAAAATAAACTTAAAAAAATAGTATTAATCGGGATTATTAAAAGTTTTTAATGGACTCGGCGGGATTTGAACCCGCGGCCTTTACGTTGCGAACGTAACGATCTTCCCCTGATCTACGAGCCCTTTTGAAGAAAGGAGAATATGAAAGATGGTTTTTCCGGACACATTGTCCGGGTCTTTTCTCCTTTTAAATACGATAGACATCCACAACCTGGACGTTTTCAACGCCGGAAACTTTTGCAAAGGCTTCTTCTGCAGGCTCAGTTCCGCCTTCTTCATCATTAACGATTAATGTTACAATCAGAGCCTTCAAACCAAAAGCGATAGGCTCTTCAACAATATCTCCGTGAAGGTCGGCCCCTGCTGGAATTACGCCCTTTATCTTTTCTTTCAGCTCTCCAAGGTCAGTATCAACGCTTTCTGGCATAATTTTAATCTTTGCTGCAACGTCACCCATTCTGATTCCTCTTATACTTTTATCTGATCTTTTTGACCGAGTTTTATTTCATTTACATTTTCGGCATAAATCTGGTTCGGGATTATTGCCGAATCAGGGTGCTTTGTATCCGCACTTGGGGCAAGTGTATACGTTACCCTGCTGTCTGCAGCTTCCACATCTTCCGATTTCTGATCCGCACTGCGGGCAGGGAAACTTTACATAACCCTTTTCCACGAGGCGAATTCCGCATGAGGTACAGTACTCAACTTTTTGTGCTGACATTTTTTTTCTCCTTAATATTTACTTCAAATAGTAAATTTTGTAATGAGTTGCCGGTGAATCAGGCGCCTTCCTTAAGCATCGAGCTTCTGCTTTTCCGGGCACCTTTGTTAACATTAGCAGATTTAATGAACTGAATTTAATTAATGCTTTTGGACACGCTTTGCTTCTGCCCTAGTCATATACGATATACGATTTAAATATTCCCCTTTACCACAGTACCGAGCACAGACTTCCCATATACAGCATGAATTACTCTATCTGAAAATTTTCCGTTTATGATCAGGCACTCCATTCGGTTTTTCAGGAGAAATCCCGGTAGGGCAAAATCAATACAGCTTTCGCGACTTCCTCTATAGCTGACAGCAGAAATTTCCCTGACTAATTTCCCATTTCTGAATATACCGTCCACATCTGTGGCCTTTATTAAAGTTGCCCCAATCTGCTTTGCAACCCAGGCCGCGATAGTATCCGAGGTCACATCCCAGCTATGAGGCAGAGGATCCTCCGTTCTTAAGAGTCTGTATGGAAAAAGAACAGACACACCCTGAGGCAGATTGGCTATTGAATCTATGCCCAGTGCGCGGCTTTTATCCTTAAGATAGCAGGCATACTGTTCCATACCCATTATAGCCATCCAGTGCGCAGCATCCTCACTCAGGGAAAAGTTCTCATCAGTTTTCCTCACAGCATCAGCAAAAACGCCTCCTCCGGGTACTATTAGAACGGAACAAGGAAGTCCTTCAGATGCATGCGCTTCCTCTGGAATCGGGCTTCCTGAGCCAAATTCCTTTACAAGCCTATCTACAAGCTCGGGAGCCTCTTTGATAAGGCTTCCTCCTATTTTAATTACCACTCTCATATGTTTCCTTTTAGGCAACCGTTGAGCCACAAAAACTGTTACGATGTTGATCTCGTCATTACTGAAATTTTCGCTCAAGCCTTTTTTAAGAAGGCTTGTGACACAAACTGCTGAGCCGTTTGATCACGCCTCATGAAGTTTAGATTTAGCAATGGTTTTTTTGGTCAAGCCTTTTTTCAAAAGGGTTGTGATCACGCAGACCACGTTGCTGCTGGAGTTTTCGGTCAAGCCTTTTTTCAAAAGGGTTGTGATCACACCGATAGGGTTCGGGGATAAGTTTATCAAATTCAAACGTTGCTGGAGTTTTCGGTCAAGCCTTTTTTCAAAGGGTTGTGATCACGCAGACCACGTTGTCGCTGGAGTTTTCGGTCAAGCCTTTTTTCAAAAGGGTTGTTTTTAAAAAGGCTTGCAGGCAAGCAGCCTGGCAGCCGCATATGCCGGAAAAACTTTTGAAATCTCTTTCCCCCAGTGTTCAGATACTGATATATATTCGAAACCAAGCCTTTCTGCAGCTTCCTTTATCAGAAATTCTCCAAGACCTGCAGCTGCGATTCTTTTAAGTTTGTTCTTTTCCGCAACCTCGGAAATTGCCTCAGCCAGGACAGAGATCTGCTTTTCCTTTACCTGGTTAGCGATTTCGTAGATTTCTTCCTCCCGGATTTCAGAAAGGTCCGCACATACCAGTCTTGCAAGTCTGCGCATAGCGTCGGTTTTGCTTCTGCCTGCTCCGTCAGCAGTCTCGCATGTATACATGCTTTCATCAATTTTTCCGAGCAGAAGATAAGCGTCTGCAGTTGTAGCAAAGAGTTCGGAAGCTGTCCTGCACCAACCTCTTTCAAGCTTTACTTTTTCGAGAAGTGCAGAAAGGTTTGTCCGGAGGGTGCCTGCATACACGAGTTCGCTTCTGACCAGCCGCTCAAAGTCAGTAAGGCCGGCTTTATGTTCGCCTGATAGAATAGGGATAATATCGCTTGTGGTACTTCCCACATCCACAAAAACACAGTCTCCTATATCTTCTCCTATCAACCTGGCTGAAGCCGCCCAATTGGCAGCAGCAAGTTCCCTCATATCGTCAGTTTCACTCTGGAACCTTCCCAGACTGTTTATATAAGACACTTTTGAGAGCCCAAAGGCAGAATCAACACATGACTTTATAAAGCGGATTCCCTGTTCCTTGTCCTCAAAGCAATCTGCAAGTTCACCGGTCATAACAATTGCGACTTTTTCGGGTTGCAGCTGCTGTGCGATTTCCTTTAAAACTTCCGGAAGCCGTGTATTCTTCCAGAGAGGCAAATAGTGCAGTTCTACAATAGTTCCGTCCGAGGAGGCAAGTTTAGTATTCGCTCCTCCAATATCAAGCCCGATAATTTTAGAATTCATTTTTGAGCCCTTTATCATGTTTTTTCAATTTATTCTCTATCTTCCAAGCCGCTAGCTTTTCAATCTATTCTCTATCTTCCAAGCTTCTGGCTTTTCAATCTGTTTCCTATACCTTTCAAGCTCTTCCGAAAAGCTCGCCCAATGCATCCTTTGAAAAGCGGTATTCTCCTTCAGTATGTATAGAGTCCGGAAGTTCTCCAAATTTATTTCTCAAAAGTAGGTCTCCAATTTCCTCTCGCATAACGCGGCTAATGCCGAAAAGCGAGGCTGTAGGTCTGGGGTTTACATCTACTACATACGGAAGATCAGCAAGTATGATGTCTACACCCACATATCCGAAACAGTCCAGGCATTTAACTGTGGAGATCGCGGTTTCATAGAGTTCATCTCTCCTTGGAGTCTGATAAGGAGTAAGGCTTCCATTGTATTTTATGCCGGAAGATGCGGCTTTCTCATGTTCTCTGGTTTTAATCTCTTTCTCGCCAAACTCTATAAACTGGCAGTTTACGGTAAGAGGAAGCGGTTTTTTTCCTGCGATAAGGCTTACGCTCAGAGTTTTTCCTTCAACATACTCGCTTGCAATAAATTCTTCATTGTTCTCAAACTCCGTGACTAGGCATGTCGTCTCTGCACCGCAGCCGAACCTGGGCTTTGTAACATACTTTTTGCCTTCTTCAGCTTTTTTTGCGATCTTGGGGGCTTTAATTCCGGCTTTCGTCAGAATTTCCGTGCACATCAGCTTATCAGCACAGCAGGCTGCCGACTGAGGTGAACATCCCAGGTTTACGGTATTTTCTTCAAGGACTTTATTCAACTCGGGAAGCATGGAATCAGGTGCAATAATCAGCCCTGCATCACAGTCTTTTGCTTTTCTCTCAATTACCTGCATGAAATTTTCAGCTGTAGATTCGATGCACGTGCCTGCGCAGATTTTCGTACCTGCTGAAGGGTAGTATACCTCATGCCCAAGACGAACAAAGCTTTCCGAGAGAGTTTTTAGCATGGCAGCTCCCTCCGGAATAAGAGACTTTTCAATGTCCGTGCCAACAGCAAATTCTGCAATCAGGATTTTCATCGGAAAGGAAAAACTCGGGAACTTATTTATTACTTTTTGTTCCAATCCTTTTGAAAAACTGCTTGAGCGCAATCCTTTTCAAAAATTGCTTGAGCGCAACCCTTTTCAAAAAAGGCTTGACCGAAAAACCCGGAAAACGGCGTGATCAATCGTTGCTCCATTTGATCACGCCGACTAAGATCTTTTGCTGGAGTTTTCGGTCAACACTTTTTTGAAAAGGGTTGTGATCACGCCGACTAAGACTTTTTGCTGGGGTTTTCACTCAAGCAATTTTTTTGAAAAGCCTTGCTAAAAATGAAATTGAGTATGTAAAAGTTTATATAAATTATACAGTTTATACCATAAAGTTAAACGTTGAAAAACATAAAGGTACCTGGTAATATTAACAGTATAAACCCAAATTCTCAGTCGATCTTTGAAAACCCATTTGTCAAAACTCTTGCTATTGCGGTTTTCATGGGTATATTTCTGGTTGATATGGGTCTTGGGCTCTTTGAGGTTTTTTCCACAAAAGAAAGTCCATTGCCCTCCGCAGTTGTACTTTTAATCTTTGCTGTAATGTTTATTGCAGGCATGGTTTTTTACGAAAAACATGGACTTGACACCCTGAGTTCCCTTGTTGGAGGAGCTCTTGCAGGCTTTGGATTTTCCTTTGTTTTTGTGTCGCTTGTAGGCGGCGTACAGTTTGCACTGGGAGGAGGAATTTCAGCCATCGGATGGGATCAGGTTATTTCAGCAGTCGCGGCTTCCATGATTGCAAGCGTAGTAATGCTCAAAACACTTTTCGATAAACTTCAAAACCACTTTTACTGATTTTTCTTTTTCTTCGCTTTCTTGGGTGATGTGTATCCCCAAACACACGAAAACTATTTATAGAATTACAAACAATCACAGATCAGGACGAGCGAAACCGTTATACTTACTTGATGGGGTTCGACGAATGAAAATATTCAATAAAGATGGAAATAAGAATTCTAAAGAAGATACCAAGGCTGGGGCTGAAAATTCTGAAGCCCAAAATTCTGGTTCTTCGGCGGAAGAGGTTAATAAAGCACGGGAAAACCCCGAAGAGGCTTCTGCCAGTTCGGAAGCTGAGAAAAGTCCTGAGGTCAAGTGCCAGGAGGAGAAACAAGTTCTCATGGAGAAGTATTATCGACTTGCAGCCGACTTTGACAATTTCAAAAAACGGACCGCCCGCCAGATGGAGGAAAACCGGAAAGCTGTACTTGAGCAGGTACTTCTTGACTTTGTTGAAGTAACGGATAATTTCGATCGCGCCCTTAAATCTGCAAAAACCGCAGAAGACATGAGCTCAATCGTCAGCGGAATAGAACAGCTTTCAAGGCAGTTTTTTTCAATCCTCGAAAAATACGGGCTTGAGAAAATCGAAAGTGAAAAAGCCAGTGAATTTGACCCTCACAGGCACGAGGCAGTTCACCATATCGAGACCTCCGAAGTCCCGGACAATACTATAGTAGATGTTTACAAAACCGGGTATGCTCTTAACTCTAAAGTTATCAGGCCTGCTATGGTCTCAGTGGCCAGAAATCCTGATGAAGCCGAGAAATAAAGGAGAAAAATCTTACTCCTGAATTCAGGCATGCTTACTCTCTAATTAAGCTGAACATAATTAAACTGAACATAATTAAACTGAACATAATTAAACTGAACATAATTAAACTGAACATAATTATGAATAGTTTTACTATAAATTTACCAGATAACTCAATAAATAATTTAACTTATTAATTTATTTAAACTTATTAATTTATTTAAGTATTTTATTTAACATTGTGATCGAATTAAAAACTGTAGTCGAATAATTTAACCAGATAATTTAGTGAGGATAAAACATGGCAAAAATACTTGGTATTGACCTTGGTACTACGAACTCATGCATGGCAGTAATGGAAGGCGGAGAAGCTGTCGTGATTCCAAATGCCGAAGGCGCCAGAACAACCCCATCAGTGGTCGGATTTTCCAAAAAAGGAGAGAAACTTGTAGGACAGGTTGCAAAGAGGCAGGCCATTTCGAATCCTGAAAATACTGTTTATTCCATTAAAAGGCATATGGGAGATGCCAATTACACGGTGACTCTTCAGGGAACACAGTATAAGCCGCAGGAAATTTCTGCAATGATTCTTCAGAAGCTCAAGACCGATGCAGAAGCTTATCTTGGAGAGACTATCAAACAGGCTGTTATCACGGTTCCTGCTTATTTCAATGACGCCCAGAGACAGGCTACAAAGGACGCAGGGGCAATTGCAGGCCTTGATGTCCTGAGAATTATCAATGAACCAACTTCCGCATCCCTGGCTTATGGTCTCGATAAGGGAGATATAGAACAAAAAATTCTTGTTTATGACCTGGGTGGCGGAACCTTTGATGTATCTATTCTCGAACTCGGAGGCGGAGTCTTTGAGGTGAAATCTACAAGTGGTGACACTCGCCTTGGAGGAGATGACTTCGACCAGCGTATAGTTAATTACTTACTTGCTGAGTTCAGGAAAATCGAGGGAATCGACCTCTCCAAAGACAAGGCTGTACTCCAGCGTTTAACTGATGCTGCGGAAAAAGCCAAGATCGAGCTGTCTGGAGTTGCAAGTACAAATATCAACCTTCCCTTCCTAACAGTTGGTGCGGACGGAGAACCAAAGCACCTTGATATTGACCTGACAAGAGC contains these protein-coding regions:
- a CDS encoding hydantoinase/oxoprolinase family protein: MNSKIIGLDIGGANTKLASSDGTIVELHYLPLWKNTRLPEVLKEIAQQLQPEKVAIVMTGELADCFEDKEQGIRFIKSCVDSAFGLSKVSYINSLGRFQSETDDMRELAAANWAASARLIGEDIGDCVFVDVGSTTSDIIPILSGEHKAGLTDFERLVRSELVYAGTLRTNLSALLEKVKLERGWCRTASELFATTADAYLLLGKIDESMYTCETADGAGRSKTDAMRRLARLVCADLSEIREEEIYEIANQVKEKQISVLAEAISEVAEKNKLKRIAAAGLGEFLIKEAAERLGFEYISVSEHWGKEISKVFPAYAAARLLACKPF
- a CDS encoding amino acid kinase, whose product is MRVVIKIGGSLIKEAPELVDRLVKEFGSGSPIPEEAHASEGLPCSVLIVPGGGVFADAVRKTDENFSLSEDAAHWMAIMGMEQYACYLKDKSRALGIDSIANLPQGVSVLFPYRLLRTEDPLPHSWDVTSDTIAAWVAKQIGATLIKATDVDGIFRNGKLVREISAVSYRGSRESCIDFALPGFLLKNRMECLIINGKFSDRVIHAVYGKSVLGTVVKGNI
- a CDS encoding zinc finger domain-containing protein — its product is MSAQKVEYCTSCGIRLVEKGYVKFPCPQCGSEIGRCGSCRQQGNVYTCPKCGYKAP
- a CDS encoding TetR/AcrR family transcriptional regulator, producing MQENEIVQENRKSVKRDKKAKIISIQDATCMLIEKRGYGKVTIRNIAEAADVSIGLIYKYFPGGKFDILKEIGNQYTDELLLLKQSENIDFNDFPGYIRDVIKNMQQFYKDNSPLVRALIMASLSDSEIIDEIKKTDIIDYKAASEFFCRFNGIDIGDKNPLEVFMYWGITIKSILIFDVIYLYSVPLISEETLTDLMVDLSLNIWGYHKAS
- the grpE gene encoding nucleotide exchange factor GrpE, translating into MKIFNKDGNKNSKEDTKAGAENSEAQNSGSSAEEVNKARENPEEASASSEAEKSPEVKCQEEKQVLMEKYYRLAADFDNFKKRTARQMEENRKAVLEQVLLDFVEVTDNFDRALKSAKTAEDMSSIVSGIEQLSRQFFSILEKYGLEKIESEKASEFDPHRHEAVHHIETSEVPDNTIVDVYKTGYALNSKVIRPAMVSVARNPDEAEK
- a CDS encoding elongation factor 1-beta produces the protein MGDVAAKIKIMPESVDTDLGELKEKIKGVIPAGADLHGDIVEEPIAFGLKALIVTLIVNDEEGGTEPAEEAFAKVSGVENVQVVDVYRI
- a CDS encoding ATP-grasp domain-containing protein, coding for MLKTLSESFVRLGHEVYYPSAGTKICAGTCIESTAENFMQVIERKAKDCDAGLIIAPDSMLPELNKVLEENTVNLGCSPQSAACCADKLMCTEILTKAGIKAPKIAKKAEEGKKYVTKPRFGCGAETTCLVTEFENNEEFIASEYVEGKTLSVSLIAGKKPLPLTVNCQFIEFGEKEIKTREHEKAASSGIKYNGSLTPYQTPRRDELYETAISTVKCLDCFGYVGVDIILADLPYVVDVNPRPTASLFGISRVMREEIGDLLLRNKFGELPDSIHTEGEYRFSKDALGELFGRA
- a CDS encoding radical SAM protein is translated as MENNNDLNRMVNDLIKSIFSDALSVSLKNPAMAAFFVRVSMAQKKAASIRQKNEEKGLHVPPVIILSVTNKCNLHCVGCYSRLVPREQKPEMGTASLTSVLRQASELGVSIVLIVGGEPLTRPDIFDVTKNFPDMIFTLFTNGTLIDDAVLGQFKVQRHVIPILSMEGHENITDLRRGAGVYGRLIKDMVKLHERGIFFGISLTVTQSNYETVTDESFIRLMREHGCKAFIYVEYNPVMKGTEDWVVTDAQWDEILAKIAAFRASQPGVYIGFPGDEKAFGGCLSSGRGFLHVSAFGDVEPCPFAPYSECSILDMPLKEALNSKLFKALRENRDKLMESNGGCALLKKPEWVKSLLD